A window of Paenibacillus polygoni contains these coding sequences:
- a CDS encoding YitT family protein produces MNKITAQLKIIIPILLGTAIFAFGLLYFIIPNQLMEGGVTGITVLLNYAFGISPSLSTLIINIPLFLLGWKVFGGRQIIYTGVGIIGLTIFLGLFERLIDAGYIVPLQTEHDLLLAALYAGVTIGLGLGIVFRAGGTTGGSDIIARILSKKTGLSIGRVMLAIDIVIIGSSLIYIPIEKVLYTLIAVFIGSKVIDFIQEGAYAAKAFTIISDHGPEIADKITNEMERGVTLIPAVGAYSKKAKHVVYSVVSRQEMRELHQIVRSIDPKAFLIINEVHDVHGEGFKEAEK; encoded by the coding sequence ATGAATAAGATTACAGCGCAGTTAAAGATCATTATACCAATCCTCCTCGGCACCGCCATTTTTGCGTTCGGTCTCCTGTATTTCATTATTCCGAATCAGTTGATGGAAGGTGGCGTCACGGGTATTACCGTGCTTCTTAATTATGCTTTTGGTATATCTCCTTCCCTATCTACGCTCATCATTAATATCCCGCTGTTTCTGCTGGGATGGAAAGTTTTTGGCGGAAGACAAATTATTTATACCGGTGTCGGAATCATCGGTCTTACCATTTTCCTTGGTTTATTTGAACGTTTAATAGACGCAGGATATATCGTTCCTTTGCAAACAGAGCATGATCTACTGCTTGCTGCACTTTATGCCGGTGTTACCATTGGTCTTGGTTTAGGGATTGTATTTCGTGCAGGGGGGACAACCGGGGGTTCTGATATCATTGCAAGAATTCTGTCCAAAAAAACGGGGCTCAGTATCGGACGAGTTATGCTCGCCATTGATATTGTTATTATTGGGTCTTCCCTTATTTACATACCTATTGAAAAAGTCCTGTATACGCTTATTGCCGTATTTATCGGATCCAAGGTTATTGACTTCATTCAAGAAGGGGCATATGCTGCCAAAGCATTTACGATCATTAGTGATCATGGCCCTGAAATTGCGGATAAAATAACCAATGAGATGGAACGCGGGGTTACGCTGATTCCAGCGGTTGGAGCCTACTCTAAAAAAGCAAAACATGTTGTTTACTCTGTCGTTTCTAGACAAGAAATGAGAGAACTTCATCAAATTGTAAGATCCATTGATCCAAAAGCATTTCTCATTATTAATGAGGTGCATGATGTCCATGGAGAAGGTTTCAAAGAAGCAGAAAAATAG